ACCCAGCGCGTCCGGCTTGCGGTGATAGCAGCAGGCCAGTTGTCGGCCCGGCAATACTGGCACCCGGGGAAAAATCTGCTAACAATGCACACGGCACGGCCATTGATGGCTAAGCCATAATGCGTGCCGAGATTAGAGGAGCTACCCATGAGCAGCACTGCACAAACCGCCGAAGGCGACAAAATTCTCATCGTCGACGATGACCCGGGCCTGAGCAGCCTGCTGGAACGGTTCTTCACCAGCAAGGGTTATCGCGCCCGTGCAGTACCCAATACCGAACAGATGGACCGCCTGCTGGCCCGCGAGGTTTTCAACCTGGTGGTGCTCGACCTGATGCTGCCCGGCGAAGACGGCCTGACCGCCTGTCGCCGCCTGCGCGCCGCCAACAACCAGATCCCGATCATCATGCTTACCGCCAAGGGCGACGAGCTGAGCCGCATCAAAGGCCTGGAGCTGGGTGCCGACGACTACCTGGCCAAGCCGTTCAACCCCGACGAACTGATGGCCCGGGTCAAGGCCGTGCTGCGCCGCCAGGCCCCGGCAGTA
This portion of the Pseudomonas sp. SORT22 genome encodes:
- the ompR gene encoding two-component system response regulator OmpR, coding for MSSTAQTAEGDKILIVDDDPGLSSLLERFFTSKGYRARAVPNTEQMDRLLAREVFNLVVLDLMLPGEDGLTACRRLRAANNQIPIIMLTAKGDELSRIKGLELGADDYLAKPFNPDELMARVKAVLRRQAPAVPGAPGSEDETVTFGDYALSLATRELKRGEEVHMLTTGEFAVLKALVMHAREPLTRDKLMNLARGREWDALERSIDVQISRLRRMIEPDPSKPRYIQTVWGVGYVFVPDGNASK